One Capsicum annuum cultivar UCD-10X-F1 chromosome 2, UCD10Xv1.1, whole genome shotgun sequence genomic window carries:
- the LOC107858993 gene encoding pentatricopeptide repeat-containing protein At4g21300 → MLFQRKTICSIYTRTISVAAAFSAKPNSHFTQDSVFHCTEQVLASKLAPILESCTACRQDLGPVIRKGQQVHAQVIVNGINNLGILGTRILGMYVLCNRFIDAKKLFFQLQLCYASPWNWMIRGYTIMGRFDLAIFLFFKMLVFGTCPDKYTFPYVIKACAGLNVVSLGKWVHGLVRRLGFEDDVFVGSGFIKFYAESGCLDDARLLFDKMSRRDSVLWNVMLNGYAKDERSVNDVVGLFMDMRKSETKPNSVTYACVLSVCASETMVKFGCQIHGLVARCGFEMDSLVANTLIAMYAKFCSMFDARRIFDLVPQADAVTWNGMIGGYVQNGYMDEALDLFQEMVATGVKPDSITFASLLPCVSMSEDLYLGKAIHGYIVRHDVSIDVFLKNAIIDMYFKCGNVEAARNIFNCSPAVDVVICTAVISGYILNAMSSDALDVFRWLLSKKMRPNPVTLASALPACSNLAALILGKELHGVTVKRSFQGILYVGSAVMDMYAKCGRLDLAQRVFRRMSERDVVCWNSMITSCCQNAEPELAIDFFHQMGADGAKYDCVSISSTLSACANLPALHYGKEIHGFIMKSALSSDVFVESALIDMYAKCGNLKVAWCVFDLMAHKNEVSWNSIIAAYGNHGRLKECLDLFHGMIKDGFQPDHVTFLAIISACGHSGRVEEGKHYFNCMTKEYGITPRTEHYACMVDLFGRAGLVKEAFGVIKSMPFAPDAGIWGTLLGACRLHGNTELAEMASEHLSSLDPQNSGYYMLQSNLHANAGKWDMVSKIRHMMKERGVQKVPGYSWTEVNNSTHIFVAADASHPQSAEIYLLLDNLLMELQNEGYVPHIDRQIQDSLSPELC, encoded by the coding sequence ATGTTGTTTCAAAGAAAGACTATCTGTTCAATCTACACAAGGACTATCTCAGTCGCTGCTGCATTTTCCGCAAAACCCAATTCCCATTTTACCCAAGACTCAGTTTTTCACTGCACGGAACAAGTTTTAGCATCAAAACTAGCTCCAATTTTGGAATCTTGCACTGCTTGTAGGCAAGATCTTGGTCCTGTTATTCGTAAAGGACAgcaagttcatgcccaagtaaTTGTAAATGGAATTAACAACTTGGGTATTCTTGGTACAAGAATCTTGGGAATGTATGTTTTGTGTAACAGGTTTATTGATGCCAAGAAATTGTTTTTTCAGCTTCAGTTGTGTTATGCTTCCCCTTGGAATTGGATGATTAGAGGGTATACAATAATGGGTCGTTTTGATTTAGCAATATTCTTGTTTTTTAAGATGTTGGTTTTTGGTACTTGTCCTGATAAATATACTTTTCCTTATGTGATTAAGGCTTGTGCTGGTTTAAATGTTGTGAGTTTAGGTAAATGGGTACATGGGTTGGTACGAAGATTAGGTTTTGAGGATGATGTTTTTGTGGGGAGTGGTTTTATTAAGTTTTATGCTGAGAGTGGTTGTTTGGATGATGCTCGTCTTttgttcgataaaatgtctagAAGAGATAGTGTTTTGTGGAATGTGATGCTTAATGGCTATGCTAAAGATGAACGGTCAGTAAATGATGTGGTTGGGTTGTTTATGGACATGAGGAAAAGTGAAACTAAGCCTAATTCAGTAACATATGCTTGTGTTCTTTCTGTTTGTGCCTCGGAAACGATGGTTAAGTTTGGTTGTCAGATTCATGGGCTTGTTGCGCGATGTGGGTTTGAAATGGATTCTCTGGTAGCCAATACATTGATTGCAATGTATGCAAAATTCTGTTCCATGTTTGATGCACGCAGGATCTTTGACTTGGTGCCACAAGCAGATGCCGTGACTTGGAATGGGATGATTGGAGGGTATGTACAGAATGGGTATATGGATGAGGCGCTGGATTTATTTCAGGAAATGGTAGCTACTGGTGTCAAACCAGACTCTATCACCTTTGCCAGTTTGCTCCCGTGTGTTTCTATGTCAGAAGATTTGTACCTGGGGAAGGCAATTCATGGCTATATTGTGAGACATGATGTATCTATTGATGTTTTCTTAAAGAATGCCATTATTGATATGTACTTTAAGTGCGGGAATGTTGAGGCAGCACGCAACATATTTAATTGCAGCCCTGCTGTGGATGTTGTTATTTGCACTGCTGTGATTTCAGGATATATTCTTAATGCCATGAGTTCTGATGCACTAGATGTTTTCCGATGGTTACTTAGTAAGAAGATGAGGCCCAATCCTGTTACTCTAGCAAGTGCCTTACCAGCTTGTTCTAATTTGGCTGCTTTGATATTAGGTAAGGAACTGCATGGTGTCACTGTTAAGCGCAGCTTTCAAGGAATACTTTATGTGGGAAGTGCGGTGATGGACATGTATGCAAAATGTGGAAGATTGGATCTTGCTCAAAGAGTTTTCAGAAGGATGTCTGAAAGAGATGTTGTTTGTTGGAATTCAATGATCACGAGCTGTTGCCAGAATGCTGAACCAGAATTGGCCATTGACTTCTTCCACCAGATGGGTGCAGATGGAGCCAAGTATGATTGTGTCAGCATATCCAGCACTCTTTCTGCTTGTGCAAATTTGCCAGCTCTCCATTATGGGAAAGAGATCCATGGCTTCATTATGAAAAGTGCATTAAGCTCTGATGTTTTTGTGGAAAGTGCATTAATAGATATGTATGCTAAATGTGGAAACTTGAAGGTAGCTTGGTGCGTTTTTGACTTGATGGCACACAAGAATGAAGTATCATGGAACAGTATTATTGCAGCTTATGGAAATCATGGCCGACTTAAGGAGTGTCTGGATTTATTTCATGGAATGATAAAAGATGGTTTCCAGCCCGACCATGTCACCTTTCTTGCAATCATATCTGCTTGTGGCCATTCTGGTCGAGTTGAAGAAGGAAAACACTACTTCAACTGCATGACTAAGGAATATGGAATTACACCCCGAACCGAGCATTATGCATGCATGGTTGACTTGTTCGGAAGAGCTGGTCTCGTCAAAGAAGCATTTGGAGTGATTAAGAGCATGCCATTTGCTCCAGATGCCGGCATTTGGGGGACATTACTTGGGGCTTGTCGTTTACATGGCAATACTGAGCTTGCTGAAATGGCTTCTGAGCATCTTTCGAGCTTGGACCCTCAAAATTCCGGCTACTATATGTTACAATCAAATCTACATGCTAACGCCGGTAAATGGGATATGGTTTCCAAAATTCGTCATATGATGAAGGAAAGAGGAGTGCAGAAAGTACCCGGTTACAGCTGGACTGAAGTAAACAATAGCACTCATATTTTTGTTGCTGCTGACGCGAGTCACCCACAGTCTGCTGAGATATATCTTTTATTAGATAATCTTCTAATGGAGCTGCAAAATGAGGGTTATGTTCCTCATATTGATCGTCAAATACAAGATTCATTATCCCCAGAACTCTGTTGA